The genomic segment ACATACAACCGAGGCATCCCTTACATATATGGAATCCAGCCCCGTCTTCCCATTCGGCGGGAGCCAATGAATCTCAACCTCAAATTCCTTGAGAAGGGACAAGAATCGTTCATACTGGTCAACGGCTTTCTCGAAATTCGGCGGGCCGGTGTAATGAAGATTTCTCCACTCTCCTTCAATCTTTTCCTGGCTTCCGAAGGCATCCTTGGCATGCTTCAGAAGGACACTCTTAAGGGCGGACACATCCGATTGCAGGAAGGGCTTCATTCTGTCAATTCTCCTTTTCGCTAGGCGGAAATTTCCAAATGGCCTTGTAGTCCGTCACCACATGTCGAGGTATAAACAAATTGAGACAGTGGATCGGGGAGGAGGCCTCTTTAGAATGAAAAGGGAATAAAAATCTTATTCCCCGTCGGGCAGCTTCAAGAAACCGATACCCTCTTGGCCGTGGCCGTCCTGATAAACATGCAGGTATTCCCCTCCTGAACAGGAAGGAAGATGAAGTACCCGAACCACCGTTCCATAAGAAGCGTACTCGGGAGCCAATGAATCAATGACATTGGGTTTTTGGAGAAAAAATTCTTCGCGGAAGATCGTTCCCTTGTTATCAGGGTAGATAGCGATGGGTACGATCCGTGCCTCAACCAGGTCATTGAAGAAATGGGTGCCGAAGGAAACTTCAGGGGTGCTCCCGTCTTCTTCAAAAGCGATTTCCCCGAGTACCAAAGTCCGGTTGATGTCTTCGTATCCCACCCTGACCCCCAGATTGATATCGTTGCTGCCCCATCGTCCCGGTCCGAACAGGCCGTAACGCTTTCCTTCCAGGACCCTGTTCAACTTGCTTACAACGCGCCCGACCATGACCTTTTCATCATATGTGGAAAGTTGACTGTAAGCTTTTGGATCCACGTACACGATGTACTCGATATCGCGAATGATGCTGTTGGACACAATGCGATCGTTGGTGAACAGGATGGAATCATCAGGGATATCCGAGGGAATCCTCACCGCGCTCAACTCCTCGGCGATTGCCAGGGTGCGGCATTGCAAGAGATAGAGTTTTCCATCCTCCCAGGCGAACTCCACATCCACAGGTCGCCCGTAAGCCTCCTCCAGACGACGGAGAATCTTTTTCATCAAGGAGACAAAGGGAGAGTTCTTCAAAAAATTTTCAAAGGTGATGCAGGCCTGGTGGATGTCCCCTTCCTGACCTTTGAACAGAGGGGCGGAAAGATGGCCTGACTGGTTGTATGACAGGGCATAGAAACGATCCTCTTCGGATACAAGGGGTAAAATTTCCAAAGAGGGCTTGGTCTCCACTTCTCCTGATTCGAGGTTCAGGACATCTACGTACTTCTGTGAATAGCGCATGATTTGGCTGGCCCCGACCTCTGGCCGAATCATGGGATGACTCAAAGGCACCATCCGGGGATAATCCGATCCGACCCTGTCCACAGCCCGGGTTCCGAGCCCGAAGACCAGCCTGACGATACCGTCTTTCTTGCGGATCCGGGGCGTCCATCTATAAAGATTCTGAGAGTAAGCCACCCCGGCGGCAAAGGGAAAGAAGTACTTACCGAATCGCCTGCCCACAACCTTCTGGACCAGGACACTCATCTTTTCGTCGAAATCGAGCAGGTTGTGATCACGCCTGTAAAGGATAGGCGCCGGTCCGTAAGTACTCATGTGAACCCGCTTGAGGCCCCAGATGAATTCCCTGAGACGGGTTTCCGGGTCACCCTGGTTTGCCAGGAAAATGGAATCGTACTTTCCTGAAAAGGCCGATCCGAAGTTGTCTTCCAGCAGGCTTGAAGATCTCAGGATGAGGGGATGCTCTCCGACCTTTTCGATGAATTCACGGAAGGTTTCCACCGTGTCCGGCGGGAAGGAGGCATTCCTGAAAAGCTGGGAAATATTCTTGTAATCCTCTTCGATAGCCTCCCTGGTCTTGTATTTCTGGCTATGGAACTGGTGGAGGCCGTTGAAATCAATGAAGTCGGAAAAGATTCCTGAGTTGAAATAAAAGGACTCCGGCACGCGGATGTACTCTTCGAGTTCCGGGTCCCTCTTGGCAAGCCTCGGAACAAGGATCTTGTAAGCAAGGAGCAAACCGGCGGACTTACCCCCGATCCTTCCCGGACGCCGACGGTTCCAATAGGAGTGATCCAGCATTTCCTCTGTATCGCGGATCGTAATATGTTTCTTTGCGATACTGATGAAGGGAAGTTGATTGGAAATAAAATGGTTGATAAGCCCCACCCTGACGCCCTCTGCTGCCACCGGATCGATGTAAAGATCCCCTTGGGGGATCTCGCAAAAGGCCTTCAGGGCTTCCTTGATCTTCAGGGATGTTGCCCCCTCCGTATTAACCACGCGGTTAAGGGTATGGAAAAGCTCCTCTTTGCGGGCGAGGTTGATATGGTCTTCGATCTCTTCCTGCGAAAAATTTTTCGCGAAGTAGAGATCAATGAGCGCCCCCTTGTACTCCTTGAGATTCTCCTCATCGGCGGGGATTCCCAGCTTTCTGAGTTGTTCCCGGACCTCCCGCTCAAGCCGCTCTTCGTCCAATATCCCCCTTTCCTTCAAAGCCGTTAGAAATATCTCCCGCATCGAATCGATGAGATGGGGATATTGGGCCATCTTCTGATACATGCGGTAGGCCGGGACCAGGTCCATTCCGCTTCCTCTCTTTCGTTTAATCCTTTGGAAGGACAGGACGGCGGGTTACACCCACCCTCTCAACTTGCAGGCCTCGGCCACCCGAGCCACGGATACCAGGTAGGCCGCTTGCCGCATATTGACTTTTTTGTTCTCGTACATTTCATGAACGCTCAAGAAAGCACGGGACATTTTTTCGTCAAGTCTCCAGTGAATCTCTTTCAGTTTCCAGTAAAGATTGTAGGTATTCTGGACCTGCTCAAGATAGGAGACCGTCACCCCGCCGGCATTGGCCAGAAAGTCGGGCAGCACGATGACACCTTTATCGTAAAGGATATCGTCCGCATCCGGGGTGGTGGGACCGTTGGCCAGTTCGCAGAGGAATTTGCACTTGAGCCGGTCGGCGTTTTCCGCCGTGATGACGTTTTCAAGGGCTGCGGGGAAGAGGACCATAACTTCCAGCTCCAGAAGATCCTCATTGGAAATAGCCTCTGTTCCGGGAAAATCCGCCACCGCCCCGGTCCTCATTTTGTGCTCAATCAGTGCTTCTACATCAATACCGTTAGGGTTATAAACACCTCCCTTTGAATCAGAGGCCGCAATCAGTTTGAGACCAAGAATTTTCTCTCCAAGACGCGCAGCAAACTGTCCTGCGTTTCCGAAACCCTGGATGGCCATCTTTTCTCCCTGCAACTCGATGCCGTAAGTCTTTCCGGCCTCGCGCAAAACATAGATTCCACCCCTGGCCGTCGCATCGTTTCGGCCTTCGGATCCGCCCACGGGGATCGGCTTTCCGGTAATGACCCCGGGGTGTTTCTCTCCCATGATGGTTTCATACTCATCCATCATCCAAGCCATGATCTGGGGAGTCGTATAGACATCCGGGGCCGGCACGTCCCGGGTGACCCCAAGCGAGCGGCTGATGGCACGTATATATGCCCTTGCCAGGCGCTCTTTTTCCGTTTCGGAAAGTTCCTTGGGATTACACACGATGCCTCCCTTTCCACCCCCCAGCGGTATATCTACGACCGATGTCTTCCACGTCATCCAGGCGGCAAGGGCCCTCACCGTATCGATGGTT from the Deltaproteobacteria bacterium genome contains:
- a CDS encoding Glu/Leu/Phe/Val dehydrogenase translates to MNEKLNPFKIAQQQLDDAAEKLGLDAATHELLRWPMRELHFTMPVRMDDGSTKVFHGFRVQYNTARGPAKGGIRWHPDETIDTVRALAAWMTWKTSVVDIPLGGGKGGIVCNPKELSETEKERLARAYIRAISRSLGVTRDVPAPDVYTTPQIMAWMMDEYETIMGEKHPGVITGKPIPVGGSEGRNDATARGGIYVLREAGKTYGIELQGEKMAIQGFGNAGQFAARLGEKILGLKLIAASDSKGGVYNPNGIDVEALIEHKMRTGAVADFPGTEAISNEDLLELEVMVLFPAALENVITAENADRLKCKFLCELANGPTTPDADDILYDKGVIVLPDFLANAGGVTVSYLEQVQNTYNLYWKLKEIHWRLDEKMSRAFLSVHEMYENKKVNMRQAAYLVSVARVAEACKLRGWV